In one Cronobacter dublinensis subsp. dublinensis LMG 23823 genomic region, the following are encoded:
- a CDS encoding dipeptide ABC transporter ATP-binding protein codes for MSEPVLDVRNLSLGWRHGRDVRRVVHNVSFSVAPGEVLAIVGESGSGKTTLAQTIIGLAGENGVLLAGDIRLNGESIAHASPRRMNALRGQVISLVPQDPGSSLNPVKTIGDQVAEVLALHTRLSRGEREAQVVALLERVGLSEPALRARQYPHQLSGGMKQRVLIAIALALKPALIIADEPTSALDVTVQARILDLLDTLRRDAGTAVLFITHDLALAASRADRLLVFRHGEIQEIGSAAQITHAPRAAYTRQLFADAPALAHGFRARPAVSGQPAATIRGLTQRFSLGHGHTLTALDAVNLTLERGLTHALVGESGSGKTTLARILLGFQTPQRGTVTIDGIDVNATDRAARRQLRQTIQMVWQNPYSSLDPRQSLLAIIEEPLRNFTRLSRAQRRNKVCEMAERVALAPDLLTHKPHQLSGGQRQRVAIARALICDPRIVILDEATSALDVTVQAQILTLLEELQNDLGLTYLFISHDLATVRRFAHQVSVLRAGRIVEHGDVADVFRAPQSDYTRQLLDAIPLPRPLKKDVA; via the coding sequence ATGAGCGAACCCGTACTTGACGTGCGCAACCTGAGCCTCGGCTGGCGTCACGGGCGCGACGTGCGCCGCGTGGTGCATAACGTCTCGTTTTCCGTCGCCCCCGGCGAAGTGCTGGCGATTGTCGGGGAGTCCGGCTCCGGCAAAACCACACTCGCGCAGACCATTATTGGTCTTGCCGGGGAAAACGGCGTGCTGCTGGCGGGAGATATCCGCCTTAATGGCGAATCGATAGCCCATGCCAGCCCACGGCGAATGAACGCCCTGCGCGGCCAGGTGATAAGCCTGGTGCCGCAGGATCCTGGCAGCTCGCTGAACCCGGTGAAAACCATCGGCGATCAGGTCGCGGAAGTGTTAGCGCTTCACACCCGGCTTAGCCGCGGCGAACGCGAGGCGCAGGTGGTGGCGCTGCTTGAGCGTGTCGGCCTAAGCGAACCGGCGCTACGCGCGCGGCAGTATCCGCATCAGCTTTCCGGCGGCATGAAGCAGCGCGTGCTGATTGCCATCGCGCTCGCGCTGAAGCCTGCGCTGATTATCGCCGACGAACCCACCAGCGCGCTCGATGTGACGGTGCAGGCGCGAATTCTTGATCTGCTCGACACGCTGCGGCGCGATGCCGGGACCGCCGTGCTGTTTATCACCCACGATCTGGCGCTCGCCGCCTCGCGCGCCGACCGCCTGCTGGTGTTTCGTCACGGCGAAATCCAGGAGATCGGCAGCGCGGCGCAAATCACCCACGCGCCGCGCGCAGCCTATACCCGCCAGCTCTTTGCCGACGCCCCGGCGCTCGCCCACGGCTTTCGTGCGCGCCCGGCGGTGAGCGGGCAACCGGCGGCGACGATCCGCGGGCTGACGCAGCGTTTTTCACTGGGGCATGGACATACGCTAACCGCGCTTGACGCGGTAAACCTGACGCTTGAGCGCGGCCTGACGCACGCGCTGGTGGGCGAGTCCGGCAGCGGCAAAACCACGCTGGCGCGCATTCTGCTCGGCTTTCAGACACCGCAGCGCGGCACGGTGACGATTGACGGCATCGACGTTAACGCTACTGACCGCGCCGCGCGCCGCCAGCTGCGCCAGACTATCCAGATGGTCTGGCAGAACCCGTATTCTTCGCTCGACCCGCGCCAGAGCCTGCTGGCTATCATCGAAGAGCCGCTTCGCAACTTCACCCGGCTTTCGCGCGCGCAACGGCGCAACAAGGTCTGTGAGATGGCGGAGCGCGTGGCGCTCGCGCCCGATCTACTGACTCACAAGCCGCACCAGCTCTCCGGCGGCCAGCGCCAGCGCGTGGCGATTGCCCGCGCGCTTATCTGCGACCCGCGGATTGTTATCCTGGATGAAGCCACCTCAGCGCTGGATGTCACCGTTCAGGCGCAGATCCTCACGCTGCTTGAAGAGTTGCAGAACGATCTTGGCCTGACTTACCTGTTTATCTCGCACGATCTCGCCACGGTGCGCCGCTTCGCGCATCAGGTTTCCGTCCTGCGCGCAGGTCGGATTGTGGAGCATGGCGACGTCGCCGACGTCTTCCGCGCGCCACAGAGCGACTACACGCGCCAGCTGCTGGACGCCATTCCGCTTCCCCGCCCGTTAAAGAAGGATGTCGCATGA
- a CDS encoding TIGR04028 family ABC transporter substrate-binding protein, whose amino-acid sequence MHFSTTARGVALGLALSLTAYASAAPVKGGTLIYLEQQAHTTLYPPAGGFYPNGGILNQITDKLTWQNPKTLEIEPWIAESWRSNADKTEYTFKLRPGVTFSDGTPLDATAVAKNFDTYGLGNKTLRLPVSEVINNYQRSEVVDPLTVKFYFSKPSPGFLQGTSTIGSGLVSLSTLARNLDELGDARHIIGSGPFVVQSETLGREVNLIARKDYQWGPKNGAQQGPANLDGINILVTPEDSVRIGALLAGQADAIRQVQAYDEKQAADQQFPVYAAPTRGVNDSIAFRPANPLVADRNVRLALLHATNARQIVDTLFSPNYPVATSVVAKTAPGYRDLRAKLTFDPALANRLLDEAGWKKGADGLRAKEGRPLRLTVYESLPQPQNKEVLQLVAQQWKQVGVQLNVRAGDAGTKAQDSLDPAKTPVNVVEVGRADPDVIKSQFHPLNRDALLQKGGLSQKTDFLDDKLNTLLATIASETDPQKRLAAAGDAQEYLVDNAYIIPIFEEPQVYAAAPWVKNLAFEAVGRPSFYGVWLEKH is encoded by the coding sequence ATGCACTTCTCTACTACCGCGCGCGGCGTGGCGCTTGGCCTCGCGCTCAGCCTGACGGCCTATGCCAGCGCCGCTCCGGTTAAAGGCGGCACGCTGATTTATCTGGAGCAGCAGGCGCACACGACGCTCTATCCGCCAGCGGGCGGGTTCTACCCCAACGGCGGCATCCTCAATCAGATAACCGATAAGCTGACCTGGCAGAACCCGAAAACGCTGGAGATTGAGCCGTGGATAGCCGAGTCCTGGAGAAGCAACGCCGACAAAACCGAATACACCTTTAAACTGCGCCCCGGCGTGACGTTCTCTGACGGCACGCCGCTTGACGCCACCGCGGTGGCGAAAAATTTCGATACCTACGGCCTTGGCAATAAGACGCTGCGCCTGCCGGTATCCGAAGTCATCAACAACTATCAGCGCAGCGAAGTGGTTGATCCGCTGACCGTGAAGTTTTACTTCAGCAAACCGTCGCCCGGCTTTTTGCAGGGCACGTCGACTATCGGTTCCGGGCTGGTGTCGCTCAGTACGCTGGCGCGCAATCTTGATGAGCTTGGCGATGCGCGCCATATCATCGGCTCCGGCCCGTTTGTGGTGCAGAGCGAAACCCTGGGCCGCGAGGTGAATCTCATCGCCCGCAAAGATTACCAGTGGGGGCCGAAAAACGGCGCGCAGCAGGGCCCCGCCAATCTTGACGGCATTAACATTCTCGTGACGCCGGAAGACAGCGTGCGCATCGGCGCGCTGCTGGCAGGCCAGGCGGACGCCATTCGCCAGGTACAGGCGTATGACGAGAAACAGGCCGCAGACCAGCAGTTCCCGGTCTATGCCGCGCCAACCCGCGGCGTCAATGACAGCATCGCTTTTCGCCCCGCTAACCCGCTGGTGGCGGATCGCAACGTGCGTCTGGCGCTGCTGCACGCCACCAACGCGCGTCAGATAGTCGACACGCTGTTCTCGCCAAACTACCCGGTCGCCACCTCGGTGGTCGCCAAAACCGCGCCCGGCTATCGGGATTTACGCGCGAAGCTGACGTTCGACCCGGCGCTCGCCAACCGCCTGCTGGATGAGGCCGGCTGGAAAAAAGGCGCAGACGGCCTTCGCGCTAAAGAGGGCCGCCCGCTCCGTCTGACGGTCTATGAGTCGCTGCCCCAGCCGCAGAATAAAGAAGTGTTGCAACTGGTGGCGCAGCAGTGGAAACAGGTGGGCGTCCAGCTGAACGTGCGCGCGGGCGACGCGGGTACCAAAGCGCAGGACAGCCTCGACCCGGCCAAAACGCCGGTTAACGTGGTGGAAGTGGGCCGCGCCGACCCGGACGTTATCAAAAGCCAGTTTCATCCGCTCAACCGTGACGCGCTGCTGCAAAAAGGCGGCCTGAGCCAGAAGACCGATTTTCTTGACGACAAGCTCAACACGCTGCTTGCGACCATCGCTTCAGAAACCGACCCGCAAAAACGCCTCGCGGCGGCGGGCGACGCGCAGGAATACCTTGTCGATAACGCCTATATCATTCCGATTTTTGAAGAGCCGCAGGTGTACGCCGCCGCGCCGTGGGTGAAAAACCTGGCGTTCGAGGCGGTGGGCCGTCCGAGCTTTTACGGCGTCTGGCTGGAAAAACACTGA
- a CDS encoding putative FMN-dependent luciferase-like monooxygenase, with protein MTTKRLGFFTRLLDRVSAAERYRLASEQILHAERCGFDTAWVAQHHFHEAEGGLPSPLLFLAHVAAQTRRIRLGTGIITLPMESPLRVAEDAAVLDLLSEGRVELGLGSGGTPSSFPPFGLNSEARGEAYARHLALLRAALNDEALAGTDNHLYPPARGLRQRLWQATFSVDGGARAGRAGDGLMLSRTQPRPQDAPELPLDALQNPIIDAYLDALPAGIAPRIMASRTAFVTDNGEDARRFAEAGLAIQAAQFRAQGHRLTGDTLADYIAAFDAHLGTPQEVIVTLSQDTALLRATDLSFQVHSIDPPHPFILRSISLLAQQVAPALGWKRAVPAAENATLNPIKETL; from the coding sequence ATGACAACAAAACGCTTAGGTTTTTTTACCCGTCTGCTGGACCGCGTCAGCGCGGCCGAGCGCTACCGGCTCGCGAGCGAGCAAATCCTCCATGCCGAGCGCTGCGGTTTTGATACCGCCTGGGTGGCGCAGCACCATTTTCATGAAGCCGAAGGCGGGCTGCCCTCGCCGCTGCTGTTTTTAGCACATGTCGCGGCGCAGACCCGGCGTATCCGGCTCGGCACCGGCATTATCACGCTGCCGATGGAATCACCGCTGCGCGTGGCCGAAGACGCGGCGGTGCTGGATCTCTTAAGCGAGGGGCGCGTTGAGCTGGGCCTCGGCTCCGGCGGCACGCCGTCGTCGTTCCCGCCGTTTGGGCTGAACAGCGAGGCGCGCGGCGAGGCCTATGCCCGCCATCTGGCGCTGCTGCGCGCGGCGCTGAACGATGAGGCGCTGGCGGGCACGGATAATCACCTTTACCCGCCCGCGCGGGGGTTACGCCAGCGGCTCTGGCAGGCGACGTTTTCGGTAGACGGCGGCGCGCGCGCCGGTCGCGCCGGTGACGGCCTGATGCTCTCACGCACGCAGCCGCGCCCGCAGGATGCGCCGGAGCTGCCGCTGGACGCGCTGCAAAATCCCATCATCGACGCCTATCTCGACGCGCTGCCTGCGGGCATCGCGCCGCGTATTATGGCCTCGCGCACCGCCTTTGTGACCGATAACGGCGAAGACGCTCGCCGCTTCGCCGAGGCCGGTCTGGCCATTCAGGCCGCGCAGTTCCGCGCCCAGGGGCATCGTCTGACGGGCGACACGCTTGCCGACTATATCGCCGCGTTCGATGCGCATCTCGGCACGCCACAGGAGGTTATCGTGACACTGTCACAGGATACGGCGCTGTTACGCGCCACCGACCTCTCCTTCCAGGTGCATTCGATCGATCCGCCGCACCCATTTATTCTGCGCTCCATCTCGCTGCTGGCGCAGCAGGTGGCGCCTGCGCTTGGCTGGAAACGCGCCGTCCCGGCGGCGGAAAACGCCACGCTTAACCCGATTAAGGAAACCTTATGA
- a CDS encoding ABC transporter permease: protein MEMRYLSARVGQALLVLWASFTVSFVLLQLLPGDAIAIKFQNPELGLNAQQIAQMRTAYGADAPLWRQYLESLGGTLRGDFGYSLQAGVPVSALLAASLPATLRLAALGFTLALVIALALAALSTLSAGRALRRFFAALPSLFVAVPTFWLGITLIQLFSFQLRLIPVINPGFWEGLILPVVTLAVPVSAPLAQLMIRNIDVVLHQPFVTVARAKGASHRGVLWRHVARNALLPVLTVAGLLLGELIAGALVTETVFGLNGLGQLTRDAVNNQDLAVLQAIVLVAAFGFVLINLLVDLLYPLFDPRLSLSRRTT from the coding sequence ATGGAGATGCGTTATCTGAGCGCACGCGTCGGTCAGGCGCTGCTGGTGCTGTGGGCGAGCTTTACCGTCTCTTTTGTGCTGCTGCAACTGCTGCCGGGCGATGCGATCGCCATTAAATTTCAGAACCCGGAGCTTGGTCTGAACGCGCAGCAGATAGCGCAGATGCGTACCGCCTACGGAGCCGACGCGCCGCTGTGGCGGCAATACCTCGAAAGCCTGGGCGGCACGCTGCGGGGAGATTTCGGCTACTCACTCCAGGCGGGCGTGCCCGTCAGCGCCCTGCTGGCGGCAAGCCTTCCGGCGACGCTGCGCCTCGCCGCGCTCGGGTTTACGCTGGCGCTGGTTATCGCCCTCGCGCTTGCCGCGCTCTCCACCTTAAGCGCCGGTCGCGCGTTACGCCGGTTTTTTGCCGCCCTGCCATCGCTGTTTGTCGCGGTGCCGACGTTCTGGCTCGGCATTACGCTCATTCAGCTGTTTTCTTTCCAGCTGCGGCTGATCCCGGTGATTAATCCGGGGTTCTGGGAGGGGCTTATCCTGCCGGTGGTGACGCTGGCGGTGCCTGTCAGCGCCCCGCTGGCGCAGCTGATGATCCGCAATATCGACGTGGTGCTGCACCAGCCGTTTGTCACCGTCGCCCGTGCCAAAGGCGCGAGCCATCGCGGCGTGCTGTGGCGTCATGTGGCGCGCAACGCCCTGCTGCCCGTGCTGACGGTCGCCGGGCTGCTGCTGGGCGAGCTTATTGCGGGCGCGCTGGTAACAGAAACCGTGTTCGGCTTAAACGGCCTCGGGCAGCTCACCCGCGACGCGGTGAACAATCAGGATCTGGCGGTGCTGCAGGCGATTGTGCTGGTGGCGGCGTTCGGGTTTGTGCTGATTAATCTGCTGGTGGATCTGCTCTACCCGCTGTTCGACCCTCGCCTGTCGCTTTCCCGGAGGACGACCTGA
- a CDS encoding ABC transporter permease, giving the protein MTTLDVSHVSTRRARARRIPHLPLALTLAWLTLALAALWALFPSWFTAFDPLIGTPGAQRLAPGGAHWLGTDQLGRDLYARLVWGASQTLSGALAAVVLGLGLGTLYGVLAGAAGGRTEQWLMRLVDVLLAIPGLLLALCVIILLGFGTVNAALAVGATSVASFARLARAEVVRVRHSDYVEAARACGGSFFSILWRHILPNSLTSVLAYAALQFGNAILALSTLSFLGYGTPPPTPEWGLLIAEGRNYLATAWWLTTFPGLAAIAVVLAANTLSHHYTRRS; this is encoded by the coding sequence ATGACCACACTTGATGTCTCACACGTTAGCACGCGCCGGGCGCGCGCGCGGCGTATCCCCCACCTGCCGCTGGCGTTAACCCTCGCCTGGCTGACGCTGGCGCTGGCCGCGCTGTGGGCGCTGTTCCCGTCGTGGTTTACCGCATTCGATCCGCTCATCGGCACGCCGGGCGCGCAGCGTCTGGCGCCGGGCGGCGCACACTGGCTCGGCACCGATCAGTTGGGGCGCGACCTTTATGCACGTCTGGTGTGGGGCGCGTCGCAGACGCTTAGCGGCGCGCTGGCCGCCGTCGTGCTGGGCCTCGGGCTCGGCACGCTGTATGGCGTGTTGGCTGGCGCGGCGGGCGGACGTACCGAACAGTGGCTGATGCGCCTCGTGGATGTGCTGCTGGCGATCCCGGGCCTTCTGCTGGCACTGTGCGTCATTATTCTGTTGGGGTTCGGAACGGTGAACGCGGCGCTGGCCGTGGGCGCGACGTCGGTCGCAAGCTTTGCGCGCCTCGCCCGCGCCGAAGTGGTGCGGGTGCGCCACAGCGATTATGTCGAGGCGGCGCGGGCCTGCGGCGGCTCGTTCTTCAGCATTCTCTGGCGGCACATTCTGCCGAATTCGCTGACCTCGGTACTGGCGTACGCGGCGCTGCAGTTCGGTAACGCCATCCTTGCGCTCTCAACGCTCAGTTTTCTTGGCTACGGCACGCCGCCGCCCACGCCAGAATGGGGATTACTGATTGCCGAGGGCCGCAACTACCTTGCGACCGCCTGGTGGCTGACCACGTTCCCTGGCCTTGCGGCCATCGCCGTGGTGCTGGCCGCCAATACGCTCAGCCACCATTACACCCGGAGATCCTGA